Proteins encoded together in one Lathyrus oleraceus cultivar Zhongwan6 chromosome 5, CAAS_Psat_ZW6_1.0, whole genome shotgun sequence window:
- the LOC127086642 gene encoding histone H2A.2-like translates to MDASTKVKKGAGGRKGGGPRKKSVTRSVRAGLQFPVSRIGRFLKKGRYAQRVGTGAPVYLAAVLEYLAAEVLELAGNAARDNKKNRISPRHLLLAVRNDEELGKLLAGVTIAHGGVLPNINPVLLPKRTESASSSAKEPKSPSKAKKTPKKA, encoded by the exons ATGGACGCAAGCACAAAGGTGAAGAAAGGAGCCGGTGGAAGGAAAGGAGGAGGACCAAGGAAGAAATCGGTGACAAGATCTGTTAGAGCCGGACTTCAATTTCCCGTCAGTAGAATCGGTCGTTTTTTGAAGAAAGGAAGATATGCTCAGCGTGTTGGTACCGGTGCTCCTGTTTACTTGGCCGCTGTTCTTGAATATCTTGCTGCTGAG GTTCTTGAGTTGGCTGGAAACGCAGCACGTGACAACAAGAAGAATAGAATTAGTCCAAGACATTTGCTGCTGGCTGTGAGGAACGATGAAGAACTTGGAAAATTACTTGCTGGTGTTACCATTGCTCATGGTGGTGTTCTTCCTAACATCAACCCTGTTCTTTTGCCTAAGAGGACTGAAAGTGCTTCTTCTTCTGCAAAGGAACCTAAATCTCCATCAAAGGCCAAGAAAACTCCCAAGAAAGCTTAG